One stretch of Chitinophaga pendula DNA includes these proteins:
- a CDS encoding sulfite exporter TauE/SafE family protein, with product MITTELALLCCFSFAAGFIDAIVGGGGLVQTPAILFIYPQYPVATLLGTTKIPSFSGTAMAAVQYARRVHFNWPLLVVTGISAFIAATGGASLASVAPSHYMRPFILCVLIAVGLYTFLKKDFGQHTGQEKKVRYPLLLGAAIGLPIGFYDGLLGPGTGTFLILAFITIMGFDFLRASAYSKAVNVCSNLASLLYFGTHGHILWTVTLFMAISNLAGSFFGARLAMLKGNKLVRKVFLAVICATILRFAYDIFWLGK from the coding sequence ATGATCACGACAGAACTGGCTCTACTTTGCTGCTTTTCCTTTGCAGCAGGCTTTATCGATGCGATTGTTGGTGGCGGCGGCCTCGTACAGACACCTGCTATATTGTTTATCTATCCACAGTACCCGGTAGCCACCTTACTTGGTACCACCAAGATCCCCAGCTTTTCCGGTACGGCAATGGCCGCTGTACAATATGCGCGACGCGTACATTTCAACTGGCCTTTGTTAGTGGTAACCGGCATCTCCGCCTTTATCGCTGCCACCGGCGGCGCGTCCCTGGCATCCGTAGCCCCCAGCCACTACATGCGTCCCTTTATACTCTGCGTATTGATAGCCGTAGGACTATACACCTTCCTGAAAAAAGATTTCGGGCAGCATACAGGGCAGGAAAAGAAAGTGCGTTATCCGCTCCTGTTAGGCGCTGCTATTGGCCTACCCATCGGCTTCTACGACGGCTTACTCGGGCCAGGTACGGGTACCTTCCTGATACTGGCCTTCATCACCATCATGGGCTTCGACTTCCTCCGCGCCAGTGCCTACTCCAAAGCCGTCAATGTCTGCTCCAACCTGGCCTCCCTCCTTTACTTCGGCACCCACGGCCATATCTTGTGGACCGTCACCCTCTTTATGGCCATCTCCAACCTGGCTGGCTCGTTTTTTGGTGCAAGACTGGCCATGTTGAAAGGCAACAAACTGGTCCGTAAAGTGTTCCTGGCCGTTATATGCGCTACCATCCTGCGTTTTGCCTATGATATATTCTGGCTGGGTAAATAG